TACTGTGGTTATGCGGAGGCGGTGGCGGGCAGGTCTGAGGCGCGAGCCGGTTTGCGTAGGGTTTTGGAGGTGAAGACCGAAAAATCCGCTTTAAGCGAATACCGTAAAATTCTCTTTTTGATGGGTTCCACTATTTCCCGGGAAAGCCAGAGAACCATGGATCGGGAAGCTGTCAAGAGGGTGGTGGAACAGGATGGTAAACTGCCGGCACCTCAGGTATTGAGGCTGAGGGTGCGCTACTTTACTGATGGGATGGTCCTGGGCTCCAAAGAGTATGTGAACCTGGTTTTTGAGACGCATCGTGGGCTGTTTGGGAAAAACAGAAAGACAGGAGCCCGACCCCTGAAAGGTTTCAGGGAATCCGGACTGACTGTGATGCGGGATCTCCGTAAAGGTGTGTTTACATGACACGAAATTTTCATGCCGTGTGATTCAAATGCGATATTTCAGATCAATGCAAAAGGATAGGAGGGTGCTTTAGACAGTATTATTAAGCGCGGAATGCCGGAGCCACTTTCCTCTCGCATTTCAGATTCTTTCATCCTATTCTCAGAATCGTAATTTAACAACCGCCCATGTGACAGCAGCGGTGCGTTATTGCCCTATCGCAATCAACCATAACCCTTATTCCTTATGTCTTCTTTGATCTCCCGATTTCTCGTAGTTTTTATCCCCTTCCTGTTGTTCCTGGCTCCGGTATCGGCAAAACCTGCCAAAGTTACGTTCGAACATCCCAAGCATGAATTACCGCAGTACCTGGCCGATGTGCTGAGTGATGAAGATCGGGAACTTTTCACCCGGCTCTTGAATATCAATATCGAGTCGGCCTGGGGTTATTTACGCACCCATGGCTATCCCTAAAGTTTTACCAATGCAGTGGAGCCTGTTGCAGATGATATGCGTCTGGTCGGACGCGCCCGCACGGGACGTTATCTGCCATTTCGGCAGGATCTGGTGGATCAATACAAGGAATATCAGCTTAACTATCGGTCAGCCGAAGATGCACAGCCGGGTGATGTGATTGTTTTTGACATGGGCGGAGACATTGGTTCCAGCCCGAGTGGTGATGTGACATCCACGCGTGCGATGGTAAAAGGTTGTTCCGGTATCGTGGTAAATGGCGCTATGAGGGATATCCCGGCCTTTATAAGCATGGGGTTGCCTCTGTTTACCAAAGATGGCAAAGGGCACGCACGTTTCCTCGTACGTGTTGACCAATTCCCAGCACTCGTCGACGGAGGAAGCAGGGCCGACTTCGGTGGCTGCGTATTTGCCAGCTCTCATAGCCGCGATAGTCATGGGAATGTGCAACTCCCATGGAGTGGCGATAACGACTCCATCCAGGTCGTCCCGTTCCAGCAGATTCAGATACGACAATTCATGATCGCCATAACCATCCGGTCGTGATCCCTGGGTTTTCTCGACTAGTTCCTGAGCCGCTTTCAAATTTCTGGGGAAGGTATCACAAACGGCCGTCACACTGACATTGGTCAGGCGCATGGTTGTTTTTAACATGCCCGCTCCACGTCCACCGATACCGATGAATCCGAGCTTGATGTTGCGGTCGTCCTTGCCTTGGAGATAGGCTGGGGCAGCAGATAGGGCTAAACTTGCAGCCACACCACTTTTTATAAAGGTGCGTCGTTCTATTTTGTTACTCATAGGGTATTTCTTGGGAAATGTGGGAACAAAGCAGGTATAGGTTCTTGTTTCAGTAAGAAAAATCGCGGCATAAAGCCGCTCCTACCGCTTTTCCCGATTGAATGAAATGTTTGTTCTGAGTGCAAAATTAATAGTTTAACTTCCAAGACAATCCCTAATCCTCCATACTGATTCTGTCCTCTGGAACGTAACCGACCGTTTTCGCCGTATGTTCTAAGTCAACCCACCGATGGTCACTATTCGATATGCCGTAGAGGATTTCAAACTTCAGGTTATCGTGTGCCTCGACACTCAGTTCGACGAGTCGAACCATGTCATTTTTAGTGCTGGCGTTCGGAAGCACTGGTTTTGGGACTTTATCCATCGAGTGGACGCCACCCATACGAATGCAGATACATGAAAGATCTGTCGTGCTGCTATACATCCGCGCCAACGTTTCTCCGAATACTTTACTGGAACCGTAAAAATTGATCGGCCATGTTGGATGCGATGTGGTTATGGGTTTAAAAGATTCAGGTACGCTTGTATACTTTCTTTCATGGATACTCTTGTAGGGTTCGACGTTATAGAAATAACCAAAACTTACCTGAATGGAGCTCGCATAAATCACCCGCCGAACACCTACTCGCTTGGCTGCTTCGAACATGTGGTAAGTGGCCTCAATGTTATTTTTCAGAGTACTTTCCCACGGAGCTTGGTCATCAGGATCAGCTGCCATATGTATGACGGTATCCATACCTTGAAATGCCTGCTCTAAATCGCCAATGTCTGACATGTCCGATAGAAAAAAATGATGCTCAGGCACATCAGCTACCTCATCTGCATGGACCCTCGTTGATGGCTGTCTGCTTCGATCCATGCCGTATACCTCGTATTGATCGGGTTTTTCAATTAAGTGTCTGTAGACACAGCTCCCTACCAACCCATAGACGCCTGTAATCAAAATCGATTGTTTTACCATGTGTTTGAGATTGTTGGTACGCGTGTTTCTTCTGGCAAGCTTAGCTAGATATTTTGGTGAAAAACCAATTATTAATGTAACAAGATTAACTCTTTAGTGATTGCTCAGATCCGATTAGTTTTTCGAAGCACTTGTCAAAATCAAGGTTCACATAGAAAAAGAATTTCCAGAAATCTCATTAGAGCTAAGGTATAATTTGGCCGGGCAGAGAGGTGGGGCAACGGCACAATTACAGGAATAGCAGATTCGATCTTCAAATTTGTCTGGAGACTAAGCGCTACAGACCTTTATCTTGGATTTTCCAATGGGAGGAAACTCAAGAAACAAAATGTTAGTATCGGTGGCGATTCTGTTCGCCTGCCTGATTTCCATGGGTGTGGCTAACGCCTCCTCTCAAAATTGGCCGCAATTCCTGGGACCAGGTGGTTTGGCGGATGCCGGCGCACAGAATATTCCGATTGAGTTCGGGCCGGATAAAAACCTGCTCTGGAGGACCACTATTTTCAGAGGCAATTCCTCGCCTGTCATTTGGGGTAAGCGCTTGTTCTTAAGCGGGTATCGTGACCAGGAGCGAGTCATGGTGGCTTTGGACTGTACAAATGGAAATTTGCTCTGGGAGAAAATCGTAATGGCCAATAGCCAGGAGCAGTTTACCCACCGTCTTTCAGGCCCGGCTGAGTCAACTCCGTGTACGGACGGGAAGCGCGTTTACTTTTATTTCGGAAATTACGGATTAATCGCCCTCGACTTTGATGGTGCTCTGGTTTGGGAAAAAAAGCTGAGCAAACCTCGCACCGGAATGGGCACCGGAACTTCACCGATCCTCGTGGGCGAATTGTTGATTCTTATCAGGGACGGCACGGATGATCCCTGCGTCCTGGCATTGGATACTGCGACTGGGGAGGAGCGTTGGAAGCATCCGCGTCCAGGATACAATGCCAGCCACGCCTCTCCGTTTTTATGGAAGAACCGCCTTCGAACTGAGTTGATCATTGCCGGAAACAAATCGCTGGTTTCCCTCAACCCAACTACAGGTCAACAGATGTGGAAAGTTGAAGACACCAATGGATTTCCTTGCACGACACCCACCGGTAATTCCGAAATGCTATTCTTTGCTTCCTGGTCTGCCAACAGCTCGGTTGGACGAGATACCCTGGAAGCCCACTTTGACGATGATTTGGTTTTTACGGATGAAGAATTGGAAAACCCGAAGGTGTTTTTTAGACGATTTGATCAGAACCAGGATGGCGTAATCGAAATCGACGAAATGCCGCAAAGTCGTGCCAGAGACGTTTTTACGTGGCTGGACCGAAATGATAACCTGCTTTGGGAACCGGATGAATTTTCAGTCCTGACCCGACCCACTGGAAAAGGAAGAAACATTATGGTCGCAGTAAAGCCAGGAGGAGAGGGTAGACTGAACGACACGGATTTCATTGCATGGGATTGGCGGAAGAACCTGCCTTATGTTGCGTCACCGCTTGTGAGCGAAAATCGCGTCTACCTGGTAAAGTCGCTGGGTATCATATCGTGCCTCAACACTGAAACAGGAGAACCCTTTTTCGATGGGAAACGAACTGGAATCAAAGGTGAGTATTTCGCTTCTCCCATAAAAGTCGGTGACAAGATCTTGTTTCCATCCTGCCAGGGGTCCGTATTTGTGATAAAGGATAACGAGGATTTTGAGATATTGTCCGAGAACGTAATCGACGAAGAAATTATTGCTTCACCCGCGGTTGTCGACGACACCATCTACCTTCGCTCGCTCAATAGCCTGTGGGCATTTAGAACCGGTTTTACAGAAGGTAATTGATCGGCTGCTTGAAACGGCCCGAAATTGAAAGCAACCGGTGAGAGCGTCGAAAAGTATCTCAGCAAGTCGCTTAGAAATGTTTAGAATAATCCGGTGGACCTGAATGATGTCACAGAGAGGTCCAACCGCTCCTTCAAAGGGATCAAAACAACTATGATTCTGTACCCATTATTCTGTTTTAAATAAATGCTATCAGATTTTTGCGTAATTTAGCGCATTTTGTAGTTAAACATTTTTATTTGTAGTTTCTTAACCAAAAGTCTTTGCCAAGGCTACGACAAGGCACGGCTGATGACACTGATTTTCACTGATGAAAAAAGACAAAATTATTCGGGGTCCATTATTGGTTAGTTTATACAGGTTCGGCTAAAGTCGGTCCTACATTCGTTTTCGATGAATACTACCCCGTAGAAAGAATCGAATGGCGTTTGAAACTTTGAGGATTAGTGATTGCTCAAATCCGATAAGTTTTTTGAATTAACTCGAAGCGCTTCTTCTTAACCCTATTCCAAGCACATGAAACAAGAATCAGAAACACCCCAATCTATCTCTCGTCGTACTTTCCTTGGCCATGCCGCAGCTGTCTCGGCACTGGGCGTGATACCCTACACCTCATCGGCCGCTTCCTACACAAACAGTATCGGCGCGAACGATCGCATACGTATCGGCCAGATCGGTTGCGGCCAACGCGGTTTCGGTACTCACCAACGCTATGTAAAGCAACACGCACAGGGGGAAAACCTGGAAGTCGTCGCGGTTTGCGATCCCTACCGGCCAGCCCGGGAAAAAGCGGCTGCGAATGTAAAGGAATGGTCCGGTAAAGCCCCTAAGCAATTCACCAGCTACCGCGACATGCTGGAAATGAAAGATCTGGATGCAGTGATGATCGCTTCACCCGATCATGTCCACACGCTCCACCTGGAAGCAGTAGCCAAGGCAGGGAAGCACTGTTACGCGGAGAAGCCGCTTGGCATAGAGTTCGAAGCGTTGAAGCGGGCAGTTGACGCAGCTGAAGAAGCGAAGATCATTGTCCAGGTCGGCACGCAACAGCGAACGGAACCCTCCAACGTCGGATGCCAGAAGCTTTTGGAATCAGGTATCCTCGGGCATCTATCGCGTGTCGAACAGGTGCGCAATGCAGCCGAACCGTATTGGTATAAACGCGTTGATCTTTCTGTTAGAAAAGAGGATCTCGATTGGGACGAGTTTACCAACGGAAGAACCGACAAACCCTTCGACCCGCTGTTATACACCGGATGGTATGGCTATTACGAATTCTGCCAGGGCCCGGTACCCCAATGGGGCAGTCATTACATAGATCTGGTTCATTACCTGACTGGCCTTCACATACCGGAAACCTGTAATTGCCATGGCGGCACCTACACCTGGAAAGATCACTACAACTTTACCGCTCCTGACCAGATAGATGCCATCTGGAGTTATCCGGAAAATACCGTGGTGACTTACACCACCAATTTTGGAAACAGCAGCGGAAACCGCACCCGTATCCTGGGCGAAAAAGGAACCCTGGAACTGGAACGCCGCGGTTCTGCCATTTACACGGCAGAAGGTGGAATCAATCGAGATGGATCGATTCGGGGCGAAAACGAAGTGAAAGACATTCAACGGGCCGATCACTTTCAGAATTGGTTCCAGGCCTTACGAGGAAAAGTCAAACCCCACGCACCTCTTGAAGCTGGTTATCGCCACGCGGTGGCAACGATCATGGCTCAAATGTCCTATGAATCAGGCAGGAGGTCGCGTTATCATCCTGATAGCAGAACCATAACCCTGGATTGAAAAACCAAGGTTTGAATTCTATGACCGAAACTATTCGATTCGGCCTGGTTGGCTTTGGGCGCTTTGGTGGCAATCACGCACGCGCCATTGCGAATGCGGAAGGCGCTGAACTGGCTGGAGTGGCGGCAAAGTCTTCTGACAGTATTGCGGCGGCGGCAATGGAATTTCCCGACGTGTTTATAACCTCCGATTTTCACGAACTGATTGCGCGTGACGATATTGATGTTATCGATGTCGCACTTCCCACCTATCTGCATTTCGAAGTTGCGAAGGCCGCGCTCGAGGCAGGTAAACATGTCTTTATCGAAAAGCCCATGACGCCTTCCACCGAAGAGTGCCGTGAACTGGTTCGCCTGGCCAAAGAGCGGGATCTCGTGATCGCAATCGGGTTCAAGCGTCGGGCGGCACGACTCTGGGGGCAGGTAAATGAGCTGGTAAATGATGGCGTGATCGGTGAGCCGCAACACGCGCTGTTTGAATTGTGGCGCTGGCCCTATCGGCAGGGAGCCGATGGTTGGCGGTATGACATCCGACGCGTGGGCAGTTGGGAATTGGAAGAGCCGGTTCATTGTTTCGACATGGCACGTTGGTATTTTACTCCGACCGCCGGAGAAATCGTGTCGGTTTACGCCAAGGCCAATTCACGTCAGGAAGGCCATCCGGAGCTACACGACAATTTTACCGCCATTCTGGAATTCGAAAACGGTGCACACGCCACGATTGCACAGACCTTGAGCGCCTGGGGACATCAACACGGTTTGAAATTAACCGGAAAGAAAGGTGCGATCATGGCAACATGGCGCGGAGCCACCGATGACGCACCGGCAAGGCAAACGCTGGACTACATGTGCAGCGAGTCGCGCCAGGGCGAAGTTGAATCTGTCGAGTTTACTGAAGAAGCAAGCGAGCTGTATGAGTTGGAGCGGGAAATGGAAGCCTTCGTGCGGGCGATTCACGGAGAGGGCTCCGTAATCGCTGATGGAAACGACGGGGTGTGGTCTATCGCTTTGTGCGAGGCGGCGCATCGTTCAATTGAAACCGGGGAAGTGGTTTCCATGAAAGGATTCAAACCGTGAGCGACACGACTAATCGCACAGCGGACAGTCCCTGGTGGAAAGGTGTCACTCGCTATCAGTGGCTGGTGCTCGTTATAGCCTCGCTGGGCTGGATCTTTGACACTTTCGAAGGTCAGATTTTTGTCACGAGCATGAACGAGATGATGGCGTCGCTCTTGCCGGAGGACGTTCCAAGCGAGAAGCGGGATGCGGTGGCGAAGCTGGCGTTGGGCGCGTTCCTGGTTGGTGGCGCAGTGGGCGGCGTGTATTTCGGTATGTTGAGCGATCGCATCGGCCGTGCGCGGACGATGATTATAACCATTCTTGTGTATTCCCTCTTTACCTGTTTGACGGCATTTGCCCAATCAACCACGCAAGTGATCGGGCTCCGTTTTTTTGTAGCGATGGGCGTGGGTGGCGAATGGGCGGTGGCGAGTGCCATGGTGGCAGAGGTGTTTCCGCGCTTTGCGCGAGTGCGTTCGTTGGGCATATTTCATGCGACAAGCGCGATGGGTTCCTATTTGGCGATCGCGGCGGGAGCCTTCATCGTCGGCAATCCGGCGTTAAAGACGGAGGCGATTCCGGATTTGAACTGGCGGTTGGCGTTTGCCCTTGGTGCACTGCCGGCGTTGTTGACAATCTGGATACGCGTAAAACTAAAGGAGCCGGATAGTTGGAAGAGGGCGGTGGAAGTCGCCAAGAAGGATCCGACCAAACAAACCGGCCGAATTGGAGATTTGTTTAAAGGCGAATTGAGGCGCCGTACTCTGGTGGGTGTCGCTCTGGCAGCGATCGGACTGGCAACTTTCTGGGGGGTAAAGATCTATGGACGCAATCTGATGCGCAGCGCGGCAGAGCGGGAGGTGATTTCGCAAAACGCAGAATCGCTCTCGAATAACGAGGCGGCTCTGGAGGCGAATTTCAGCCAGATCAAGAAGCAGGAAATGACGGGACACTTCCTGGTGATGACAGGTGGATTGTTGGGCATGCTGGCATTTGGACCTATCAGCGAGCGACTGGGGCGGCGCGGGGCGTTTTCATTTTTCTTTGTGGGAGGATTTGTCAGCAGCGCGTTGCTGTTCGGATTGTTTACAGAGAGAGGTATTATATTCTACTGGTGGGCACTGCCTGTGTTTGGATTTCTGGTGAGCGGTATTCACTCCGGCTATGCCATTTATTTTCCGGAGCTTTTCCCATCGCGCCTGCGCGGGACTGGAGGTGGACTGTGTTTTAATCTGGGGCGGATTATTGCAGCTCCTGTCTTGTTTCTAACTGCCTGGATGCAGCAATCCCAGGGGGTTACGACCAATCAGACCGCCGCCCTGTTGAGCGGATTCTTTTTGCTGGGTCTGATTGTCGTTAAATTTGCGCCGGAGACTCAGGGAGAGGAACTGCCCGAGTAATCCCCATTTCGTTTTATGATGAATTCATACAAAGATATGAAATTGCTTTTCGGAGACATGCACAATCATTGCGGCATTTCCTACGCGCATGGTTCGTTGGAAGACGCTTTGCGTAACGCCCGTGAGCGGCTCGATTTTGTGAGTGTCACCGGACACGCGCATTGGCCGGATATGCCAAATCCGAACGCGGACATTCAATACATTATTGATTTCCATGAAGAGGGCTTCGCCAAGCTCAAGGCTGGTTGGCCGAAGATGATGGAGGTCTTGAAGGAATTCAACGACGAGGGAAGTTTTGTCGTGTTTCCGGGGTTTGAAGTTCATTTCTGTGCCTGCGGAGATCGCAACATGCTCTACAAGGATCTGGAGGGTGAGATTCTGTACCCAAAAGATCTGGTCGACCTGCACAATCAACTGCGTGTTCTGCGAGAGCAGGGCAGGGATTCCATCGCTCAGCCACACCATCTTGGTTACCTGAAAGGTACGCGCGGCATCGATTGGGACAGCTTCAGTCCGGAGTTTGCGCCTTTTGTTGAAATGCTTTCCATGCACGGCTGTTCAGAGTCCTCGGAGAACATCAAGCCGTTCCTGCATTCCATGGGACCCAGCGACTGGCAAAGCACGATCCATTACGGATTGAAACAAGGGCATGTGTTTGGCTTCTCGGGTGGTACGGATCACCATAGCGCACATCCCGGAAGTTATGGGCATGGAATGACCGGGCTCTGGGCGGAGTCCGGCAATCGTGAGGATGTCTGGAACGCGTTGTTGCAGCGACGCATGTTTGCGTTGACGGGCGACCGAATGGATCTGCGGTTTACAGTGAACGGCGCGCCGATGGGATCTGAGATTGCGGCGACCGATAAGCGCCGCATCGAGTTCGCACTTCAAGCTGGAGGAGCCATTGACTACGTGGACATTCTGCGCGACGGAGAATTGGTGAAGCGATTTTCGCAATATGAAATGGATGGAGCCAAAACAATAAATGACGATTTGATTCATACGAAAATTTATCTGGAATTGGGGTGGGGTGCTCGCCACAAAACCTGCCATTGGCAAGCAGAGCTGGGAATAACAGAAGGTGAAATCAAGGCTGTGGAGCCACGCTTTCGAGGACGGGAAGTGGTGTCGCCAGTGGAGGCAGAGGACATCGGAAGCTACCACACCAGCAAGGTTTTGGAGGCTGGGGCTCAGTCCGTTCGATTTGAAACTCTCACCAGCGGCAATCCGAATAATTCCACCAATATGTCGCAAGGCATGTGCTTGGAAGTGACTATGCCGCGAGACGCGACCGTGTGGGCAAATCTGAATGACAAGCGTGTTGAGTGGTCGTTGGCGTCGTTGATGGAGGGCGCGCGGTCAGGAGTGATGAAGGATATCGACTCTCCTGCTTGGCGTTTCAATCGCGCACCAAATCCGAACCAATGGAAATGGTCGGGTGAATGGGAAGATGATGGCGGTAAAGGCAATTCTTACTATCTTCGAGTACGCCAGCGCAATGATCAGTGGGGTTGGAGCTCGCCCGTTTTTTTGAATTCCTAAGTCAATTTGTCCGATGAAAACCGAATTAAATTTCTGCCTCCTGAAAACAAGTATTTTCCGCCGCCGTTTCATTGGAGACGTCGGCGTCATTGCCGGAGCGATGACAATTTTACCGTTGTTGAATCTGAGTGCTGTCGAAACCCATGGTCCATGGATTTCACTGTTCAACGGAAAGGACCTGGCTGGTTGGAAAGGCGTCAATGGCACAATGACCAACTGGAAGATCAAAAACGGATTGCTGGTTAGCACCGGCCGGTGGGAGGGAAACGCAACCTGGATTGCTCACGAGCAGGTGTTCGCCGACTTTGAACTGGAGGTGGAATTTCGATACGACCCCGGTTGCAACAGCGGTGTCTTCTTCCGGACGCCGCTTGTAGAAAAAAGTCCGGCCTACCTGGGTAACGAAATTCAAATCGCAGACATGACCGATGAGAAACTGCTCGAGAAGATTACTTCCGACCGGTACATGGGCGCGCTTTATAACGTAGCCTCTCCAACCGGCGATGCGACGAAGAAACCGGGGGAATGGCAAGGAATGAACGTACGCTGTGTCGGTGAGCGCTTCCGTGTAACCGTCAACGACTTACTTGTTCAGGATTTCGATCTGACTCAATTTCCCGAAGATGTTAAGAAGGCACATCCCGGTCTGCTACGATCAGACGGTCATATCGGATTGCAAAATAAAGACGTCCGGATCGAATTCCGTAAAGTTCGCATCCGGGAAATCCAATAATGAATAGATCACCCGCGGTTTTTTATAGGTCGTTTTAATCCAAGAAATTTCATTATAGTAAGCTTTATGTCTGATTCAAAATCACACAATGAGGACGTGTTGTTCCGACCGTTTCCATTTGGAAGGATAACTTTGCCGAACCGTATCGTAATGGCGCCCATGACTCGCAACAAATCGCCGGGCAATGTCCCAGGTGCCGAAGTGGCGGCCTATTACCGTCGTCGGGCGGAAGGTGGTATAGGACTGATTGTTACCGAGGGAACTCATCCGGGTTTTAAGGGAGCACAGGGTTACCCCGATGTGCCGAATTTTCATGGCACCGAGGCTCTTGCTGGTTGGAAAAAAGTGGCAGCTGAAGTTCATCAAGCCGGCGGATTTATCATTCCCCAGATCTGGCACGTAGGTAGTATTCGAAAAAAAGGCATCGGCTCGAATCCGGAAGATGCCGTAGTGGGTCCTTCGCCGGTTATGCATCCATTTTACCTGATGGATGGCGAACTCCCGGAGGGGGCTGAAGTGCCCGAAGAAATGAGTCAGTCCGACATCGACGCTTGCGTCGCCGCCTATGCCAATGCCGCCGAAGATGCCCTCGAAAATGGCTTCGACGGCGTCGAAATTCATGGTGCCCACAGCTACTTGATCGATCAGTTTTTCTGGGAAGCAACCAATCGCCGTGTGGACAGCTACGGTGGTAACCTGGCCCAACGAACCCGTTTTGCGGTCGAAATTATCCAGGCTATGCGCGCCCGTGTGCCCGATAATTTTCCAATCGTGTTTCGATTTTCCCAGTGGAAGAGCGGCGACTATTATCACAAAATGGCCCGCTCACCCGAGGAGTTGGAGTCATTCCTGTTGCCCCTCAGTGAGGCAGGCGTAGATATTTTTCATTGCAGTACACGGCGCTTTAACGATCCGGAATTTAAGGGTTCCAACCTGAACCTCGCAGGCTGGACCAAGCGATTGACCGGCAAACCGTCGATCACGGTTGGCAGTGTCGGGCTGGACAATGACTTTTTGAGAACCTTTGGCGGCCAGGAAGCCAACGCATCCGATATCAGCGCCCTGATTGGACGTATGGAAGAAAGTGAATTTGATCTGGTAGCGGTAGGACGGGCGTTGCTCTCGGATCCGGCCTGGGCTCAGAAAATTCAAACTGGCAGGGAAAAAGAAATTGTCGAATTTACCCGCGAGTATATGCAGAAACTGGCATGACCTGGTAGACCTGAGC
The Verrucomicrobiota bacterium DNA segment above includes these coding regions:
- a CDS encoding Gfo/Idh/MocA family oxidoreductase, yielding MSNKIERRTFIKSGVAASLALSAAPAYLQGKDDRNIKLGFIGIGGRGAGMLKTTMRLTNVSVTAVCDTFPRNLKAAQELVEKTQGSRPDGYGDHELSYLNLLERDDLDGVVIATPWELHIPMTIAAMRAGKYAATEVGPASSVDECWELVNTYEETCVPFAIFGKQRQPHAYKGRDIPHSAIYHDTGTTFYHRTRGCHITTRAGTNVSAHVKNNHITRLCIFG
- a CDS encoding NAD(P)-dependent oxidoreductase codes for the protein MVKQSILITGVYGLVGSCVYRHLIEKPDQYEVYGMDRSRQPSTRVHADEVADVPEHHFFLSDMSDIGDLEQAFQGMDTVIHMAADPDDQAPWESTLKNNIEATYHMFEAAKRVGVRRVIYASSIQVSFGYFYNVEPYKSIHERKYTSVPESFKPITTSHPTWPINFYGSSKVFGETLARMYSSTTDLSCICIRMGGVHSMDKVPKPVLPNASTKNDMVRLVELSVEAHDNLKFEILYGISNSDHRWVDLEHTAKTVGYVPEDRISMED
- a CDS encoding PQQ-binding-like beta-propeller repeat protein, which gives rise to MLVSVAILFACLISMGVANASSQNWPQFLGPGGLADAGAQNIPIEFGPDKNLLWRTTIFRGNSSPVIWGKRLFLSGYRDQERVMVALDCTNGNLLWEKIVMANSQEQFTHRLSGPAESTPCTDGKRVYFYFGNYGLIALDFDGALVWEKKLSKPRTGMGTGTSPILVGELLILIRDGTDDPCVLALDTATGEERWKHPRPGYNASHASPFLWKNRLRTELIIAGNKSLVSLNPTTGQQMWKVEDTNGFPCTTPTGNSEMLFFASWSANSSVGRDTLEAHFDDDLVFTDEELENPKVFFRRFDQNQDGVIEIDEMPQSRARDVFTWLDRNDNLLWEPDEFSVLTRPTGKGRNIMVAVKPGGEGRLNDTDFIAWDWRKNLPYVASPLVSENRVYLVKSLGIISCLNTETGEPFFDGKRTGIKGEYFASPIKVGDKILFPSCQGSVFVIKDNEDFEILSENVIDEEIIASPAVVDDTIYLRSLNSLWAFRTGFTEGN
- a CDS encoding Gfo/Idh/MocA family oxidoreductase — encoded protein: MKQESETPQSISRRTFLGHAAAVSALGVIPYTSSAASYTNSIGANDRIRIGQIGCGQRGFGTHQRYVKQHAQGENLEVVAVCDPYRPAREKAAANVKEWSGKAPKQFTSYRDMLEMKDLDAVMIASPDHVHTLHLEAVAKAGKHCYAEKPLGIEFEALKRAVDAAEEAKIIVQVGTQQRTEPSNVGCQKLLESGILGHLSRVEQVRNAAEPYWYKRVDLSVRKEDLDWDEFTNGRTDKPFDPLLYTGWYGYYEFCQGPVPQWGSHYIDLVHYLTGLHIPETCNCHGGTYTWKDHYNFTAPDQIDAIWSYPENTVVTYTTNFGNSSGNRTRILGEKGTLELERRGSAIYTAEGGINRDGSIRGENEVKDIQRADHFQNWFQALRGKVKPHAPLEAGYRHAVATIMAQMSYESGRRSRYHPDSRTITLD
- a CDS encoding Gfo/Idh/MocA family oxidoreductase — its product is MTETIRFGLVGFGRFGGNHARAIANAEGAELAGVAAKSSDSIAAAAMEFPDVFITSDFHELIARDDIDVIDVALPTYLHFEVAKAALEAGKHVFIEKPMTPSTEECRELVRLAKERDLVIAIGFKRRAARLWGQVNELVNDGVIGEPQHALFELWRWPYRQGADGWRYDIRRVGSWELEEPVHCFDMARWYFTPTAGEIVSVYAKANSRQEGHPELHDNFTAILEFENGAHATIAQTLSAWGHQHGLKLTGKKGAIMATWRGATDDAPARQTLDYMCSESRQGEVESVEFTEEASELYELEREMEAFVRAIHGEGSVIADGNDGVWSIALCEAAHRSIETGEVVSMKGFKP
- a CDS encoding MFS transporter — its product is MSDTTNRTADSPWWKGVTRYQWLVLVIASLGWIFDTFEGQIFVTSMNEMMASLLPEDVPSEKRDAVAKLALGAFLVGGAVGGVYFGMLSDRIGRARTMIITILVYSLFTCLTAFAQSTTQVIGLRFFVAMGVGGEWAVASAMVAEVFPRFARVRSLGIFHATSAMGSYLAIAAGAFIVGNPALKTEAIPDLNWRLAFALGALPALLTIWIRVKLKEPDSWKRAVEVAKKDPTKQTGRIGDLFKGELRRRTLVGVALAAIGLATFWGVKIYGRNLMRSAAEREVISQNAESLSNNEAALEANFSQIKKQEMTGHFLVMTGGLLGMLAFGPISERLGRRGAFSFFFVGGFVSSALLFGLFTERGIIFYWWALPVFGFLVSGIHSGYAIYFPELFPSRLRGTGGGLCFNLGRIIAAPVLFLTAWMQQSQGVTTNQTAALLSGFFLLGLIVVKFAPETQGEELPE
- a CDS encoding DUF3604 domain-containing protein encodes the protein MMNSYKDMKLLFGDMHNHCGISYAHGSLEDALRNARERLDFVSVTGHAHWPDMPNPNADIQYIIDFHEEGFAKLKAGWPKMMEVLKEFNDEGSFVVFPGFEVHFCACGDRNMLYKDLEGEILYPKDLVDLHNQLRVLREQGRDSIAQPHHLGYLKGTRGIDWDSFSPEFAPFVEMLSMHGCSESSENIKPFLHSMGPSDWQSTIHYGLKQGHVFGFSGGTDHHSAHPGSYGHGMTGLWAESGNREDVWNALLQRRMFALTGDRMDLRFTVNGAPMGSEIAATDKRRIEFALQAGGAIDYVDILRDGELVKRFSQYEMDGAKTINDDLIHTKIYLELGWGARHKTCHWQAELGITEGEIKAVEPRFRGREVVSPVEAEDIGSYHTSKVLEAGAQSVRFETLTSGNPNNSTNMSQGMCLEVTMPRDATVWANLNDKRVEWSLASLMEGARSGVMKDIDSPAWRFNRAPNPNQWKWSGEWEDDGGKGNSYYLRVRQRNDQWGWSSPVFLNS
- a CDS encoding DUF1080 domain-containing protein is translated as MKTELNFCLLKTSIFRRRFIGDVGVIAGAMTILPLLNLSAVETHGPWISLFNGKDLAGWKGVNGTMTNWKIKNGLLVSTGRWEGNATWIAHEQVFADFELEVEFRYDPGCNSGVFFRTPLVEKSPAYLGNEIQIADMTDEKLLEKITSDRYMGALYNVASPTGDATKKPGEWQGMNVRCVGERFRVTVNDLLVQDFDLTQFPEDVKKAHPGLLRSDGHIGLQNKDVRIEFRKVRIREIQ